The Brachybacterium huguangmaarense genome contains a region encoding:
- the rpmI gene encoding 50S ribosomal protein L35, whose protein sequence is MPKNKTHSGTKKRVRVTGSGKLMREKANARHLLEHKSSNRKRRLGGDTTVDKANTKQVKRLLGR, encoded by the coding sequence ATGCCCAAGAACAAGACCCACTCGGGCACCAAGAAGCGCGTCCGGGTGACCGGAAGCGGCAAGCTCATGCGCGAGAAGGCCAACGCACGTCACCTGCTCGAGCACAAGTCCAGCAATCGCAAGCGTCGCCTCGGTGGGGACACCACCGTCGACAAGGCGAACACCAAGCAGGTCAAGCGACTCCTGGGCCGCTGA
- the rplT gene encoding 50S ribosomal protein L20, giving the protein MARVKRAVNAQKKRREILEQASGYRGQRSRLYRKAKEQVLHSATYNYRDRKVRKSDFRRLWIQRINAAARANGMTYNRLIQGLRLAEIEVDRRMLAELAVNDAPAFAALVEAAKGALPQDVNAPAA; this is encoded by the coding sequence GTGGCACGCGTGAAGCGGGCGGTCAACGCCCAGAAGAAGCGTCGGGAGATCCTCGAGCAGGCGAGCGGTTACCGCGGTCAGCGCTCGCGCCTGTACCGCAAGGCCAAGGAGCAGGTGCTCCACTCGGCTACCTACAACTACCGCGACCGCAAGGTCCGCAAGAGCGACTTCCGTCGCCTGTGGATCCAGCGCATCAACGCGGCCGCCCGCGCCAACGGCATGACCTACAACCGTCTCATCCAGGGTCTGCGCCTGGCCGAGATCGAGGTCGACCGCCGCATGCTCGCCGAGCTCGCCGTCAACGACGCTCCCGCGTTCGCCGCGCTCGTCGAGGCCGCCAAGGGCGCCCTCCCCCAGGACGTCAACGCGCCGGCGGCGTGA